A portion of the Desulfotignum phosphitoxidans DSM 13687 genome contains these proteins:
- a CDS encoding methyltransferase domain-containing protein, translated as MANKPFTGVVKCLKNGIYRIYERWFGLDTPTDNLSRNAFAYTTDMVGYAPSDWLTAKRLDKIIRFSPTDVFADFGSGKGKMVFLAARYPFKKVIGIEISRHLHDIAQKNIEHTRKTFACSQVELIHMDVLDYQIPDDLTIAYFFNPFVNEIFTGVINHIHESFIRTPRPMWIAYKNPIMRHHLDTCPWLEFKRLYHNIAFYRTHI; from the coding sequence ATGGCAAACAAACCCTTCACCGGCGTTGTCAAATGCCTTAAAAACGGAATCTATCGGATCTATGAACGCTGGTTCGGCCTGGATACGCCCACGGACAACCTGAGCCGGAACGCGTTTGCCTATACCACCGACATGGTGGGGTATGCCCCTTCAGACTGGCTCACGGCAAAACGTCTCGACAAAATCATCCGGTTTTCTCCCACAGACGTGTTTGCCGATTTTGGCTCCGGAAAAGGAAAAATGGTGTTCCTGGCGGCCCGGTATCCGTTCAAAAAAGTGATCGGCATTGAAATCTCCAGACACCTGCACGACATCGCCCAGAAAAACATTGAGCACACCCGGAAAACCTTTGCCTGCAGCCAGGTGGAACTCATCCACATGGACGTCCTGGATTATCAGATCCCTGATGACCTGACCATTGCCTATTTTTTCAACCCGTTTGTCAATGAAATTTTCACGGGCGTGATCAACCATATCCATGAATCTTTTATCCGCACCCCCCGGCCCATGTGGATCGCCTATAAGAACCCGATCATGCGCCATCACCTGGACACCTGCCCCTGGCTGGAATTCAAGCGGCTTTACCACAACATCGCGTTTTACCGCACCCATATCTGA
- a CDS encoding sulfotransferase family protein has protein sequence MDNKKPCIIYLLGVSYSSSTLLGYFLGSHPKVFNAGELMLFPGKSRIGDMPCFCGRTVAGCDFWKHLPLSEYQLYSKPGFKAKFKIAAFLLLGRPVCRLVLDRPRDDRVFFDHLAANMKAYDPGAQMVVDTSKSLFRLIFLVCTGQYDIKIIYLRRDILGNVASFIKSREGFFKGFVNYKLNHFFMPRFLKQYGLDWYDLSYKRLCLDPEAEIRDLGRFLHLDLSYETIKEHLKTTPFHVFTGSTGRAQFRDFKGLRYDTTWQWRLSGIQQRFLKWIALKSEQ, from the coding sequence GTGGATAATAAAAAGCCGTGCATCATCTACCTGCTGGGGGTCAGTTACAGCAGTTCCACGTTACTGGGATATTTTCTGGGATCCCATCCAAAGGTGTTCAATGCCGGAGAACTGATGCTGTTTCCCGGCAAATCAAGGATCGGGGATATGCCCTGTTTCTGCGGCAGGACCGTGGCTGGATGCGATTTCTGGAAACACCTGCCTTTGAGTGAATATCAGCTCTACAGCAAACCAGGGTTCAAAGCCAAATTCAAGATTGCTGCATTCCTTTTGCTGGGGCGGCCGGTGTGCCGCCTGGTGCTGGACCGGCCCCGGGATGACCGGGTTTTTTTTGATCACCTGGCAGCGAACATGAAAGCGTACGACCCAGGTGCACAGATGGTCGTGGATACCTCGAAAAGCCTGTTCCGATTGATATTTCTGGTGTGCACGGGCCAGTATGACATCAAGATCATCTATCTGCGCCGGGACATCCTGGGGAATGTGGCATCGTTTATAAAGAGCAGGGAAGGGTTTTTCAAGGGGTTTGTGAATTACAAACTCAACCATTTTTTCATGCCCCGGTTTTTGAAACAGTACGGCCTGGACTGGTATGACCTGTCCTATAAACGGCTGTGCCTCGACCCGGAAGCGGAGATCCGGGATCTGGGCAGGTTCCTTCACCTGGATCTGTCTTATGAAACAATTAAGGAACACTTGAAAACGACCCCGTTCCACGTGTTCACGGGCAGTACCGGCCGGGCCCAGTTCAGGGATTTCAAGGGATTGCGGTATGATACCACCTGGCAGTGGCGCCTGTCCGGCATCCAGCAAAGATTCTTGAAATGGATTGCCCTGAAATCAGAGCAGTGA
- a CDS encoding polysaccharide deacetylase family protein, producing the protein MNKGLEQALAFLFRSGPCTGIVVGNHTQNRDQIRQEIEVLGRFFEFIHHDQLADRMKKKGRRPFCLLTFDDGKKINALETAPQLAELGVPAVFYLVTDAVTTGRALWFDLRNVLLRAPLTDEEKQKIAQLKTLSMDRVGALLDALAKKYQAAPDMSDPCVAPMSWDDAAVLHEKGFTIGAHTCSHPVLTRETRESACREIRDSIAQVSERIGTRCASFAFPNGSYTDDLASYAQGCGVSSVMTTDPVWARPETELWRLPRIDIYTRYTPWKTLVKVAAAKPGYVLKNPNGTGRAYVTGRKTGFSQSRRPDSG; encoded by the coding sequence GTGAATAAGGGGCTGGAACAGGCATTGGCTTTTTTGTTCAGATCCGGCCCCTGCACCGGGATCGTGGTGGGGAATCATACCCAGAACCGGGATCAGATCCGGCAGGAGATCGAGGTCCTGGGCCGGTTTTTTGAGTTTATCCATCATGATCAACTGGCAGACCGGATGAAAAAAAAGGGCAGGCGGCCGTTCTGCCTGTTGACGTTTGACGACGGCAAAAAGATCAATGCCCTGGAGACGGCCCCGCAACTGGCAGAACTCGGGGTGCCGGCCGTGTTTTATCTGGTGACGGATGCGGTGACAACCGGCCGGGCCCTGTGGTTTGACCTCCGCAATGTTTTGTTGAGAGCACCGTTGACTGATGAGGAAAAACAGAAAATTGCCCAGCTGAAAACCCTTTCCATGGACAGGGTGGGTGCGCTGCTGGATGCACTGGCAAAAAAATACCAGGCCGCACCGGACATGTCCGACCCCTGCGTGGCCCCCATGTCCTGGGATGATGCCGCCGTCCTTCATGAAAAAGGGTTTACCATCGGGGCACATACCTGTTCGCATCCGGTTTTGACCCGGGAAACAAGGGAATCTGCCTGCCGCGAGATCCGGGATTCCATTGCCCAGGTGTCGGAGAGGATCGGGACCCGGTGTGCGAGTTTTGCGTTTCCCAACGGCAGTTATACCGATGATCTGGCCAGTTATGCACAGGGGTGCGGGGTGAGCTCAGTCATGACCACCGATCCGGTCTGGGCCCGGCCGGAAACTGAGCTGTGGCGGTTGCCCAGAATCGATATCTACACCAGGTATACGCCCTGGAAAACCCTTGTGAAAGTAGCGGCGGCCAAGCCCGGGTATGTGCTGAAAAATCCCAACGGCACGGGCCGGGCCTATGTGACCGGCCGGAAAACGGGCTTTTCTCAATCCAGGAGGCCGGACAGTGGATAA
- a CDS encoding GNAT family N-acetyltransferase has protein sequence MMIDWEVENIYRLDEDLIIRIKDLWRKDPFSSPFCAPSFLEMMVKKVVGKKEVPFFAKGYDRSGNLAALWPLRLDRSGCLHFLQFYLTDYNTALFLPWVEKDMLSQGLARAVEQIRPKTVFLTNVPGWGKTCEAAVQGLEQAGYRCVPVAYDKVPCVQEKDDPDGMKQFGRQFNKHRGLKNYSNRLMKMKGFHFEVDDTQEDINEWVDQFCVAHDKRWETTSTPSKYQDEKIRTDLKDALKAWAKDQALIRFSVHVMNRRITFVVGLKNKKNKDLIYFHTARLPVYNKLSTGNITIRLMGLWMKKNGYQCLDFGRGDEAYKHYFANETRDLWRVYGARSLVSLHYWKGCIEAYVKAKDSRRQLWAMLDSHVFKSRWVRVFRRE, from the coding sequence ATGATGATTGATTGGGAAGTCGAAAATATATACCGCCTGGATGAAGATCTTATAATCAGGATCAAAGATCTCTGGCGAAAAGATCCCTTTTCAAGTCCTTTCTGCGCGCCATCTTTTCTGGAAATGATGGTCAAAAAGGTGGTTGGAAAAAAAGAGGTGCCTTTTTTTGCCAAAGGCTATGACCGGTCCGGTAATCTGGCAGCGCTCTGGCCTCTCCGGCTGGATAGATCCGGCTGCCTTCATTTCCTGCAGTTTTATCTGACAGATTATAATACAGCGCTTTTTTTGCCCTGGGTGGAAAAGGATATGTTGTCCCAGGGCCTTGCCAGGGCGGTTGAGCAAATCCGACCCAAAACGGTTTTTTTAACCAATGTGCCTGGCTGGGGGAAGACCTGTGAGGCAGCGGTGCAGGGGCTTGAGCAGGCCGGATACCGGTGTGTGCCGGTGGCGTATGACAAGGTGCCTTGTGTACAGGAAAAAGATGATCCTGATGGGATGAAGCAGTTTGGACGTCAGTTCAACAAGCACCGGGGACTCAAGAACTATTCCAACCGTCTCATGAAAATGAAGGGGTTTCATTTTGAGGTGGATGACACGCAGGAGGATATCAATGAGTGGGTGGATCAGTTCTGTGTGGCCCATGACAAGCGCTGGGAAACCACATCCACTCCGTCCAAATATCAGGATGAGAAAATCAGAACCGATCTGAAAGATGCGCTGAAGGCTTGGGCCAAAGACCAGGCGTTGATCCGGTTCAGTGTCCATGTGATGAACCGGCGGATCACCTTTGTGGTGGGATTGAAAAACAAAAAAAACAAAGATCTCATCTATTTTCATACAGCCCGGCTGCCGGTTTACAACAAACTGAGCACCGGCAATATCACCATCCGCCTGATGGGGTTATGGATGAAAAAAAACGGTTATCAATGCCTGGATTTCGGCCGGGGCGATGAGGCGTACAAACATTATTTTGCCAATGAAACCCGGGATCTATGGCGGGTTTATGGGGCCAGGTCTTTGGTGTCGCTTCATTATTGGAAAGGGTGCATTGAAGCCTATGTCAAGGCAAAGGATTCCCGCAGGCAACTGTGGGCCATGCTGGACAGCCATGTGTTCAAATCCCGGTGGGTCAGGGTGTTCCGGCGTGAATAA
- a CDS encoding FkbM family methyltransferase, giving the protein MEKDELLKNDPLKIVDVGASGGIDPRWGKLTSFYRAVLFEPDTRQYEILKSESGKNLTVLNAALSSEKSDKINLNLCRKQQVSSVYTPNIDILDKFKDSQRFEVINTVTVATDTLNNQLRKNNVIEIDFMKIDVQGHELAILKGSSEYLDNLIGMEIEVEFLQVYKNQPLFCDIDAFVRKNGFELFDIRRYYWKRKESVHVGNQKGQLVFGDALYFRSPEQVLSIQNITQEKIAKAVYVYLAYGYMDLAQALVNGAAETKKLDKKFLKTIRKTVAKYRKKSIPEFRGRRKLQRLFERIASMLSSGGSDRFLGNP; this is encoded by the coding sequence ATGGAAAAAGATGAATTGTTAAAAAATGATCCTCTGAAGATAGTTGATGTAGGAGCAAGTGGTGGAATAGATCCAAGGTGGGGGAAACTTACATCTTTTTATCGTGCGGTTTTGTTTGAACCGGATACTAGGCAATATGAAATTCTAAAGTCAGAAAGCGGGAAAAATTTAACAGTTCTGAATGCCGCGTTGTCGTCAGAAAAATCAGATAAGATCAATTTGAATTTATGTAGAAAACAACAGGTATCTTCAGTCTATACGCCCAATATTGATATTCTTGATAAATTTAAAGATTCTCAAAGATTTGAGGTAATTAATACAGTCACTGTTGCAACGGATACCCTTAATAATCAATTGCGCAAAAACAATGTTATTGAAATTGACTTTATGAAGATAGATGTCCAAGGGCATGAATTGGCAATATTGAAAGGTAGTAGTGAGTATCTTGATAATTTGATCGGAATGGAGATTGAGGTGGAATTTTTACAAGTATACAAAAATCAACCTCTGTTTTGTGATATTGATGCTTTTGTCAGAAAAAATGGTTTCGAACTTTTCGATATTAGAAGATACTATTGGAAGAGAAAAGAAAGTGTTCATGTCGGAAACCAGAAGGGGCAGTTGGTGTTTGGAGATGCATTGTATTTTCGAAGCCCTGAGCAGGTATTATCCATCCAGAATATTACACAGGAAAAAATTGCTAAAGCAGTTTATGTCTATCTGGCATATGGATATATGGACCTGGCCCAGGCACTGGTTAACGGCGCGGCTGAAACAAAAAAGCTGGATAAAAAATTTCTCAAAACAATCAGAAAGACAGTGGCTAAATACCGGAAGAAAAGCATACCTGAATTCAGAGGGCGGCGGAAGCTTCAGCGTCTGTTTGAACGTATTGCATCCATGTTATCTTCCGGGGGATCGGACCGGTTTCTGGGAAATCCATGA
- a CDS encoding IS1634 family transposase, translating into MAKPITGKTHVGERREKRPNGDIYVYERVTAYDEKTRKTYTVSQKLKGKIKAGTQKILPTRPKKHKGEGGLVDATRRHTGLTDILEWVGKVSGIDNDVCASFSEGDAAKILSIARYWIGSGGNTLPRLESWQVMHPLPYREAITEDVYGSLFKDIGRNEEGVQRYFSARAAHLGKSPMLAFDSTTISTYSENQSEARQGFNKDGDGLNTIKLLTLYSVKAGEPIAFSKQPGNIPDVISIENTLTQLKCLNLEKPLIVTDNGYYSQKNMMEFALRNVKFLTLVDPKIIWVRETIDTLREAIAGMASTCPFDPSICGATSLRMHQFSRTRQRSRNRNVAGEKETFSRRLYVHVYYSPDNEAKKELAFRKDLLELKAQIQGGETEFTPSAQKKIDKYLTCSKKGRGGQLKVGFNDKAITEAKRYFGYFALVSNQTMDTFTALENYRLREKIEELFAVQKGRLDGARPRTWYPDNLRGRQFTQFISLGYHCFLMKKIKEVQSKLGKNESGKTKSLLNLEKKLENWLAQRSLAQILDWFDCIETTKVQTAMGSYRWSTESVARDRLFLKYLGMDTE; encoded by the coding sequence ATGGCTAAACCAATAACAGGAAAAACTCACGTCGGTGAACGGCGTGAAAAGCGTCCGAATGGGGATATTTACGTCTATGAACGGGTTACAGCCTACGACGAAAAAACCAGAAAGACCTATACGGTCAGTCAGAAACTCAAAGGGAAAATCAAGGCTGGAACACAAAAAATTTTGCCGACTCGTCCGAAAAAACATAAAGGCGAAGGAGGCCTTGTCGATGCAACACGTCGGCATACCGGCCTCACGGACATACTGGAATGGGTTGGCAAGGTTTCCGGCATTGATAATGATGTATGTGCTTCATTCAGCGAGGGTGATGCGGCAAAGATACTTTCTATCGCGCGCTACTGGATTGGTTCCGGTGGCAACACGCTGCCACGTCTTGAGAGTTGGCAGGTGATGCACCCCCTTCCATATCGCGAAGCGATCACTGAGGACGTCTATGGTAGCCTGTTTAAGGATATTGGTCGCAATGAGGAAGGCGTTCAGCGCTATTTTTCAGCTCGGGCGGCACACCTGGGGAAGTCTCCTATGCTGGCGTTTGACTCTACCACTATTTCGACCTATTCTGAAAATCAGTCGGAGGCACGACAGGGATTCAACAAGGATGGCGACGGACTCAACACCATCAAGCTTTTGACCTTATATTCCGTCAAGGCTGGCGAACCGATAGCCTTCTCTAAGCAACCCGGTAATATTCCGGATGTCATCTCCATTGAAAACACTTTGACACAACTCAAGTGTCTCAATCTGGAAAAACCTCTGATCGTCACAGATAACGGCTACTACAGCCAGAAAAACATGATGGAATTTGCCTTGCGCAATGTGAAATTTCTGACGCTGGTTGATCCGAAAATTATATGGGTCCGTGAGACAATTGATACGCTCCGTGAAGCAATCGCGGGTATGGCCAGCACTTGTCCGTTCGACCCGTCAATCTGCGGAGCAACTTCGCTCAGAATGCACCAGTTCAGCCGGACACGCCAGCGATCACGCAACAGGAACGTTGCAGGTGAGAAAGAAACGTTCTCGCGCCGCCTGTATGTGCATGTTTACTATTCTCCAGACAACGAAGCCAAGAAAGAACTCGCCTTCCGTAAGGATCTGCTTGAACTGAAGGCGCAAATACAAGGAGGAGAAACCGAGTTCACGCCATCTGCGCAAAAGAAAATAGACAAGTACCTGACCTGTTCCAAAAAGGGGCGTGGGGGGCAGCTTAAGGTGGGCTTCAATGATAAAGCCATTACCGAAGCAAAGAGGTACTTCGGCTATTTCGCTCTGGTCAGCAATCAGACTATGGACACATTTACGGCACTTGAAAACTATCGGTTGCGAGAAAAAATTGAAGAACTCTTTGCCGTGCAAAAAGGGAGACTCGACGGTGCGCGACCGCGCACATGGTACCCGGACAATCTGCGCGGAAGACAATTCACACAATTTATCTCGCTGGGCTATCATTGTTTCCTGATGAAAAAAATAAAGGAAGTACAGTCCAAGCTCGGAAAAAATGAATCCGGAAAAACCAAATCACTTCTCAATCTCGAAAAAAAATTGGAAAACTGGCTTGCGCAACGCTCTCTCGCTCAGATCTTGGATTGGTTCGATTGCATTGAAACCACAAAGGTACAGACTGCCATGGGCAGCTATCGATGGTCCACCGAATCAGTAGCCAGAGACAGACTGTTCTTGAAGTACTTGGGAATGGATACCGAATAG
- a CDS encoding FkbM family methyltransferase: protein MVNHAKTEQLKDLFADKKSSHVLDKILRFRENISAQTYLQNDPVTQYFPEDIDLFAHLNQGIRMIDCGAFTGDTLEQTLSIFEKRKQSLDYIALMEPDIQNLQALQANVKKYVDRCDLFVLPAGAWSSSQILQIQSNGASSQIRKLQGQPEEGVFAIPVVAIDEVFYGAKPNYIKMDIEGAEIEAIEGAKQTIADYSPVLAICLYHRASDLWNIPLRVHEINSNYNFYLRVHGDMGLETVIYCVPRLSAALNITS, encoded by the coding sequence ATGGTGAATCATGCTAAAACTGAACAGCTCAAAGATTTATTTGCCGATAAAAAAAGTTCCCACGTGTTAGATAAAATCCTTCGTTTCCGAGAAAATATTAGTGCACAAACCTACCTGCAAAATGATCCAGTGACTCAGTATTTTCCTGAAGATATCGATTTGTTTGCCCATTTGAACCAAGGTATCCGTATGATTGACTGCGGAGCCTTTACAGGCGACACTTTAGAACAAACTTTAAGTATTTTTGAAAAAAGAAAACAGTCGCTTGACTATATTGCATTAATGGAACCTGATATTCAAAATCTTCAAGCTTTGCAAGCTAATGTCAAAAAATATGTCGACAGGTGTGATTTATTTGTTTTGCCGGCTGGTGCTTGGTCAAGCTCGCAAATTTTGCAAATCCAAAGCAATGGGGCCTCCAGTCAAATTAGAAAGTTGCAAGGGCAGCCAGAAGAAGGCGTTTTTGCTATTCCAGTGGTGGCCATAGATGAAGTTTTTTATGGGGCTAAGCCCAACTATATCAAAATGGATATTGAAGGAGCAGAGATCGAAGCGATAGAAGGTGCTAAACAAACAATTGCCGATTATTCTCCGGTATTAGCCATTTGTCTCTACCATCGTGCGTCAGATTTATGGAATATCCCATTGCGTGTCCATGAAATAAATTCGAACTATAACTTTTATTTGAGAGTTCATGGGGACATGGGATTGGAAACCGTAATTTATTGTGTCCCAAGGTTGTCGGCTGCCCTAAACATCACAAGTTAA
- a CDS encoding LbetaH domain-containing protein has translation MQIVVYGAGGNGRLFYQAMQKANIDILYFIDQYTLATEYEGIPIKRIEEVEDRSLPVFVSVAGSNTLIANELREIGFSEVYDFLIKVW, from the coding sequence ATGCAAATTGTGGTTTATGGAGCTGGTGGGAATGGACGTTTGTTTTATCAAGCTATGCAGAAGGCGAATATCGATATTCTGTATTTTATCGATCAATACACATTGGCAACAGAGTACGAAGGTATCCCAATTAAACGGATTGAAGAAGTTGAAGATAGGTCTCTTCCAGTTTTTGTTTCAGTGGCCGGGAGTAACACCTTAATTGCTAATGAATTGCGTGAAATAGGCTTTTCAGAAGTGTATGACTTTTTAATCAAAGTGTGGTAA
- a CDS encoding 3-deoxy-7-phosphoheptulonate synthase class II: MGKSALRREILNSWSKSSWHKYPRKQEPEWYDKALLKDILSQISDLPALVFAGETRSLMNDLETVGLGKAFLLQCGNCSENFVDCNGPKIHNFLRVFLQMSIILSYIGNKKVVKIGRIAGQYAKPRSNETEHINGGELPVYKGDMVNSFEPVLEKRKHDPARMLEGYFRSAATLNLIRAFSKGGYASLHQILDWQKHYFSDYPIMKKYEQVAAELISAIDFIKTIKLDTNNTSFNEVDLYTSHESLLLEYEEAMTRVDTTTGLPYDTSAHMLWVGERTRQVDSAHIEFLRGLNNPLGMKIGPQYKIENIVENIKKLNPENRMGKLSLIVRLGVVNIEKFLPELIRVVKDNYFNVVWICDPMHGNAYTTGTGKKARKFDDILEEIRLFFQIHERANTIPGGVHLELTGDNVTECIGGKSNITEYDLDNNYTSTCDPRLNAEQSVELAFFVSQLMKS, translated from the coding sequence ATGGGAAAAAGTGCATTAAGGAGAGAAATTTTGAATTCCTGGTCTAAAAGCAGTTGGCATAAATATCCTCGAAAACAGGAACCCGAGTGGTATGATAAGGCTTTGCTAAAAGATATTTTATCCCAGATATCAGATCTGCCGGCATTGGTTTTTGCCGGCGAGACAAGATCATTAATGAACGATCTTGAAACAGTAGGTCTCGGAAAAGCATTCCTGCTGCAATGCGGGAATTGTTCAGAAAACTTTGTCGATTGTAATGGTCCGAAAATTCATAATTTCTTAAGAGTCTTTTTGCAAATGTCTATTATTCTTTCATATATCGGAAACAAAAAGGTCGTTAAGATAGGGAGAATCGCAGGGCAATATGCAAAGCCACGTTCCAATGAAACAGAACATATTAATGGAGGAGAGCTTCCTGTATATAAAGGCGATATGGTGAATAGTTTTGAGCCGGTCCTGGAGAAACGAAAACATGATCCGGCCAGGATGCTGGAAGGATATTTCAGGTCAGCCGCCACCCTGAATTTAATAAGGGCTTTTTCAAAAGGCGGGTATGCATCCTTGCATCAGATCCTGGACTGGCAAAAACATTATTTTTCAGATTATCCGATCATGAAAAAGTATGAGCAGGTAGCTGCTGAATTAATTTCAGCTATTGATTTTATTAAAACCATCAAATTGGATACAAACAATACCTCATTTAACGAGGTTGATCTTTACACCTCCCATGAATCCCTTCTTCTGGAATATGAAGAAGCTATGACAAGGGTGGACACCACAACTGGTTTGCCCTATGATACGAGCGCTCATATGCTTTGGGTTGGCGAGCGTACCCGTCAGGTTGACAGTGCTCATATCGAATTTTTAAGAGGATTGAATAACCCCTTAGGGATGAAAATCGGCCCGCAATACAAGATTGAAAATATTGTGGAGAATATTAAGAAATTAAATCCTGAAAACAGGATGGGAAAGCTTAGTTTAATCGTTCGTTTGGGTGTTGTAAATATTGAAAAATTTCTGCCTGAACTTATCCGCGTGGTTAAAGACAATTATTTTAATGTGGTATGGATTTGTGACCCCATGCATGGGAACGCATATACAACCGGTACGGGTAAAAAAGCTAGAAAATTTGATGATATTCTTGAGGAGATTAGATTATTTTTTCAGATACATGAAAGGGCGAATACAATTCCGGGAGGCGTTCATTTAGAATTGACCGGTGATAATGTGACAGAGTGTATTGGCGGAAAAAGTAATATTACGGAATACGATCTGGATAATAATTATACATCAACATGCGACCCTCGATTGAACGCAGAACAGTCTGTGGAATTGGCATTCTTTGTGTCTCAATTGATGAAATCATAG
- a CDS encoding Gfo/Idh/MocA family protein, whose product MANGSKLKLGIIGGGVNSAIGVTHKIALKMDDRFDLVSGCFSRDENINSQTAQNWCVGKLYSDYKDLLKKETGLLDAVVVLTPTNMHAGVISDALKANMPVICEKTVTDTLDDALVLKELLEKTKGFLSVTYNYTGYPMVREIRDMVNKGKLGKIIHINAQMPQEGFIRRTSDGGIPIPQKWRLQDRDISTISLDLGTHLSSMIEFLVKEKPLEVVSMKNSFGHHDVVDNIICMVKYSGNIDCQMWYSKSVLGHKNGLKIEVYGEKASVAWHQMNPEVLIFNDNMGRTIHLDRSSKGIEIANQKRYERFKSGHPAGFIEAFANYYDDVYDALAAFKKGEAFQRDYVLTIDSSIRGLSLMQAIEKSVETKGWEKVH is encoded by the coding sequence ATGGCTAATGGCTCTAAATTGAAACTTGGTATTATCGGAGGTGGTGTAAACTCTGCAATAGGGGTTACACATAAAATTGCATTAAAAATGGATGACAGGTTTGATTTGGTGTCCGGGTGTTTCAGTCGGGATGAAAACATTAACTCCCAAACCGCACAAAACTGGTGCGTGGGTAAGTTATATTCAGATTATAAGGATTTGTTGAAAAAGGAAACCGGACTTCTGGATGCTGTTGTTGTTTTAACGCCAACAAATATGCATGCGGGGGTAATCAGTGATGCACTGAAAGCAAACATGCCTGTTATTTGTGAAAAAACAGTGACGGATACCTTGGACGATGCCTTGGTGTTGAAAGAGCTTCTTGAAAAAACAAAAGGATTCTTATCTGTAACATACAATTATACCGGTTATCCAATGGTAAGAGAAATAAGGGATATGGTTAATAAGGGCAAACTGGGTAAAATTATCCATATAAATGCCCAGATGCCCCAAGAGGGTTTTATTCGCCGGACAAGTGACGGCGGTATTCCAATACCCCAGAAGTGGCGGCTTCAAGATAGGGATATTTCGACAATTTCTTTGGATCTGGGAACGCATTTATCTTCCATGATAGAGTTTCTGGTAAAAGAAAAGCCTTTAGAAGTGGTATCAATGAAAAACAGTTTCGGGCACCATGATGTTGTTGATAATATCATCTGTATGGTCAAATATAGTGGAAATATAGACTGTCAGATGTGGTACAGCAAATCTGTCCTTGGACATAAAAATGGATTGAAGATCGAAGTTTATGGTGAAAAAGCATCTGTTGCGTGGCATCAGATGAATCCTGAAGTGCTGATTTTTAACGATAACATGGGCCGCACAATTCATTTAGACAGGTCATCCAAAGGAATAGAAATTGCAAATCAGAAACGCTACGAAAGATTTAAATCAGGCCATCCTGCAGGGTTTATCGAAGCTTTCGCAAATTATTATGATGACGTGTATGACGCTTTGGCTGCATTTAAAAAGGGTGAGGCTTTTCAAAGAGATTATGTCCTTACAATAGATTCCTCGATAAGAGGGTTATCGTTGATGCAGGCCATTGAAAAATCTGTGGAGACAAAAGGATGGGAAAAAGTGCATTAA